A single window of Granulibacter bethesdensis DNA harbors:
- a CDS encoding invasion associated locus B family protein — protein sequence MMYKIRLIAILASWGMLLPLSLLAQSNQMKSSSDSAGPASPAVSPPSSAQPRVVAQIFGDWIYRCQHPADTANKNQHPVCEIAQQMLLKQGEKLVPIMTFALMAEVPGKPYTATVVAPLGVQLKSALTLSVDGGHTTALDYQFCDSRGCFARSMMSPSFLSQLKHGKQGHIHIVMSNGRGVTLNFVMNGVAEALAAFESGKAPVPVAADSSANTAAASSAQVTKP from the coding sequence ATGATGTATAAAATTAGATTAATTGCCATATTAGCCTCATGGGGAATGCTTTTGCCATTATCCCTTCTGGCTCAATCTAATCAGATGAAATCTTCATCTGATTCTGCAGGTCCGGCATCGCCTGCTGTGTCCCCTCCTTCTTCTGCCCAACCCCGTGTGGTAGCCCAGATTTTTGGAGACTGGATCTATCGTTGTCAGCACCCAGCGGATACAGCAAACAAAAATCAGCATCCTGTTTGCGAGATTGCTCAGCAGATGTTGCTCAAGCAGGGAGAAAAGCTGGTTCCCATCATGACATTTGCCTTAATGGCAGAAGTGCCAGGAAAGCCTTATACTGCGACCGTGGTTGCGCCATTGGGTGTACAGTTGAAATCTGCCCTGACTTTGTCAGTTGATGGAGGACATACAACTGCCCTTGATTATCAGTTCTGTGATAGCCGGGGTTGTTTTGCACGATCCATGATGTCTCCATCGTTTTTGTCGCAGTTGAAGCATGGCAAGCAGGGGCATATCCACATTGTCATGAGCAATGGACGTGGTGTGACGCTGAATTTTGTGATGAATGGGGTGGCAGAAGCACTGGCAGCCTTTGAGAGTGGGAAAGCGCCGGTGCCGGTTGCTGCTGATTCATCTGCAAATACTGCCGCAGCATCTTCTGCGCAGGTCACCAAGCCATAA